Proteins found in one Brevibacillus brevis genomic segment:
- a CDS encoding acetamidase/formamidase family protein, which translates to MAIHTFQPQRYYINFGSYEPALVINDGDTVITSTIDARGWDHMGESVAPRGNPMTGPFYVEGAQPGDVLEVKLESMTPNRDWGWTANVLAPNVVDPLTATTLPTLEIVRWQVDAAQGIARLEQPTPGLEYLNLPIRPFLGCFGVAPSRDQAISSATSGNYGGNMDYKALVAGVSVYFPVFAEGALFHLGDGHAVQGCGEIVGTGIEISLDVRFSVRVHKGKTIKWPRVESDTHLSCIGNARPLEQALQHATTEMLSLLVEDYGLSVNEASLLLGQVVEYEVANVFNPAYSVVCKIPKAYLPVRKS; encoded by the coding sequence ATGGCCATACATACGTTTCAACCGCAACGGTATTACATCAATTTCGGCTCTTATGAACCGGCGCTGGTTATAAACGACGGCGACACGGTTATCACCTCTACCATCGATGCAAGAGGATGGGATCACATGGGAGAAAGCGTTGCCCCCAGAGGAAATCCGATGACGGGTCCCTTCTACGTGGAAGGCGCACAACCAGGTGATGTGTTGGAGGTTAAGCTGGAATCGATGACGCCAAACCGGGACTGGGGATGGACAGCCAATGTGCTTGCGCCTAACGTAGTCGATCCGCTGACAGCTACAACATTGCCCACTCTGGAAATCGTCCGCTGGCAGGTGGATGCTGCGCAGGGTATAGCGAGGTTAGAGCAGCCGACACCCGGTTTAGAATACCTGAACCTGCCGATTCGTCCGTTTCTCGGCTGTTTCGGTGTAGCCCCTTCCCGAGATCAGGCCATATCATCGGCGACAAGCGGCAATTACGGCGGGAATATGGACTACAAAGCGTTAGTTGCCGGTGTCTCTGTCTACTTTCCAGTGTTTGCGGAAGGCGCGCTTTTTCATCTTGGCGATGGACATGCGGTACAGGGATGCGGCGAAATTGTTGGCACGGGTATAGAAATATCGTTAGACGTCCGTTTTTCCGTCCGTGTGCATAAGGGCAAGACGATAAAATGGCCGAGGGTGGAGTCCGACACTCACTTGTCTTGCATCGGCAACGCCAGACCGCTCGAACAAGCGCTCCAGCACGCAACTACTGAAATGCTCTCCTTGCTAGTCGAAGACTATGGACTCTCGGTAAATGAAGCAAGCCTGCTGCTCGGCCAAGTCGTCGAATATGAGGTGGCCAACGTGTTCAATCCCGCTTACAGTGTCGTCTGTAAAATTCCAAAAGCCTATTTACCTGTTCGCAAATCCTAG
- a CDS encoding L-lactate permease, with product MTWTQVFTPVGGSLVISALVALIPILYFFWALAIKRMKGYMAGLTTLLMVILVAVLVYRMPAGIAIMSSVQGAVYGILPIGWIIISSVFLYKLTVKTGQFDIIRSSVLSITEDRRLQALLVAFSFGAFLEGAAGFGAPVAISAALLVGLGFHPLYAAGLCLIANTAPVAFGAIGIPIIAMEGPTGVPAMEISKMVGRQLPILSVFVPFYLVVIMSGFKKTLEVLPAILVSGISFSLTQYLTSNFMGPELPDILSALVSLVALTLFLKVWKPKTIFRFPWEQAATAEVAASAQAIKNSKALFTPGQVFKAWSPFLVLTAFISIWGIPTVKKALVGKYEGANLLFNWLNPIGKALSFTPEVPGLHNLIIDGNGKPIAALFKLEVLVAAGTAILLAAIVTKFIVSISWKDWLATFGETLIELKFPLLTIATVVGFAYVANASGMSTTLGMALAGTGALFPFFSPFLGWLGVFITGSDTSSNLLFGNLQKVTATSVGMEPVLALAANTSGGVAGKMISPQSIAVACAAVGLAGKESDLFRFTVKHSLFLVVIIGIITYLQSNLLSWMVP from the coding sequence ATGACATGGACGCAAGTTTTTACTCCGGTTGGGGGGAGTCTCGTAATCTCTGCGCTTGTTGCGCTTATTCCCATTCTTTATTTTTTCTGGGCGCTTGCGATCAAACGTATGAAGGGCTATATGGCAGGGCTGACCACTTTACTGATGGTGATCCTAGTTGCTGTATTGGTGTATCGCATGCCCGCGGGAATAGCGATAATGTCTTCGGTGCAAGGGGCCGTTTATGGTATTCTGCCCATCGGTTGGATCATCATTTCCTCCGTATTTTTGTACAAGCTCACGGTGAAAACAGGGCAATTTGATATTATCCGCAGCTCTGTCTTATCAATCACGGAAGACCGCCGTCTGCAGGCACTTCTTGTCGCCTTTTCTTTTGGAGCCTTTCTTGAAGGGGCAGCCGGTTTTGGCGCTCCTGTAGCGATTTCTGCTGCGCTTCTTGTCGGCTTGGGTTTTCATCCTTTGTATGCCGCGGGTCTTTGCTTAATTGCCAATACGGCACCCGTTGCTTTTGGTGCTATTGGAATTCCGATTATCGCCATGGAAGGTCCCACTGGCGTTCCAGCCATGGAAATATCCAAAATGGTCGGCCGCCAGCTGCCTATCCTATCTGTCTTTGTTCCCTTCTATCTGGTTGTAATCATGTCTGGATTTAAAAAGACTCTTGAAGTGCTTCCGGCGATCCTAGTTTCCGGCATTTCTTTCTCCTTGACACAATACTTGACATCTAATTTTATGGGGCCGGAGCTACCTGACATTTTATCTGCACTGGTTTCTTTGGTTGCGTTAACCTTGTTCTTAAAGGTTTGGAAACCGAAAACGATTTTCCGTTTTCCCTGGGAACAAGCAGCTACCGCGGAAGTAGCTGCCTCTGCACAAGCTATCAAGAACAGCAAAGCTCTCTTTACACCCGGACAAGTTTTCAAGGCATGGTCTCCCTTCCTGGTATTGACCGCCTTTATCTCTATCTGGGGAATTCCGACTGTGAAAAAAGCGCTGGTCGGCAAATATGAAGGGGCTAACCTTTTATTTAACTGGCTCAATCCGATTGGGAAAGCATTGAGCTTCACGCCTGAGGTCCCTGGTCTGCATAATCTGATTATCGATGGGAATGGAAAACCGATTGCTGCTCTTTTCAAATTAGAAGTATTGGTAGCAGCCGGAACAGCGATATTGCTTGCTGCCATTGTTACCAAATTCATCGTTAGCATCTCTTGGAAAGATTGGCTTGCCACTTTTGGCGAGACATTGATCGAGCTGAAATTTCCGCTGCTCACGATTGCGACTGTTGTCGGTTTTGCCTATGTTGCAAACGCTTCCGGAATGAGTACCACACTGGGGATGGCGTTGGCGGGCACAGGGGCGTTATTTCCGTTCTTTTCTCCGTTCCTTGGCTGGTTAGGGGTGTTTATAACTGGCTCAGATACTTCTTCCAACCTGCTGTTTGGAAACCTGCAAAAAGTCACAGCAACATCAGTGGGAATGGAACCTGTGTTGGCCCTAGCAGCCAATACGAGCGGTGGGGTAGCGGGTAAAATGATTTCGCCGCAGTCGATTGCCGTTGCCTGTGCTGCGGTAGGACTCGCCGGAAAAGAATCTGATTTATTCCGCTTTACGGTGAAACACAGTTTATTCTTGGTTGTAATAATCGGTATCATCACGTATTTACAGTCCAATTTACTGTCATGGATGGTTCCATAA
- a CDS encoding FadR/GntR family transcriptional regulator: MKAVPQFKVRKTYEEVSDYIKDQIINGVYKPGDRLPSLREFSDLFGVGQSTMREAISALKTLGLVTIRQGEGTFVTRLNPEEVLSGFEPIQPVTEQDIMSLLEVRKIIETGIVQLAAERRSDEDLQRIEDALKEMEAAVSNGDLGEKADWKFHYEIAKACHNSVLESIMQSISETMSKALKASREKMFQTKGNPERLLAEHKEIFKAIANKNSKRAEESMLYHLLGVEKEMFD, translated from the coding sequence ATGAAAGCGGTGCCACAATTCAAAGTACGCAAAACGTACGAAGAAGTATCTGACTATATCAAAGATCAAATTATCAATGGCGTTTACAAACCTGGAGATCGACTGCCTTCTCTTCGCGAATTCAGTGACCTTTTTGGAGTCGGTCAGTCAACCATGCGAGAGGCAATCAGTGCACTCAAAACGTTGGGTCTTGTGACCATTCGTCAGGGTGAAGGTACGTTTGTCACCCGCTTAAATCCAGAAGAGGTATTGTCTGGATTTGAACCGATTCAACCTGTCACGGAACAAGACATCATGTCACTCTTGGAGGTTCGGAAGATCATTGAGACGGGAATCGTTCAACTAGCCGCCGAGAGACGGTCTGATGAAGATTTGCAACGTATCGAGGATGCATTGAAGGAAATGGAAGCAGCAGTTTCAAATGGAGATTTAGGAGAAAAGGCCGACTGGAAATTTCATTACGAAATCGCCAAAGCATGCCATAACTCGGTTCTGGAATCAATCATGCAATCCATATCTGAGACCATGAGCAAGGCATTAAAAGCAAGCCGCGAAAAAATGTTTCAAACGAAAGGAAATCCGGAACGGCTCCTGGCTGAACACAAGGAAATTTTCAAGGCTATCGCTAACAAAAATTCCAAAAGAGCCGAAGAATCCATGCTCTACCACCTACTTGGCGTAGAAAAAGAAATGTTTGATTAA
- a CDS encoding (Fe-S)-binding protein: MKVSMFITCLSDAFYPEVGEAMARLLARYGIKLDFPERQVCCGQPAFNSGYWDTAREGAKTIIHTFADSDFVVAPSGSCIGMIHHHYPTLFKEDPKYLALAHDLIGKSYEFSQFLVHVLGVTDIGALFPHRVTYHPSCHGSRLLGVKDEPHILLSHVKGLEFVPLPFAEDCCGFGGTFAIKVSDISGAMVTEKAEHVLETNAEVLVGLDMGCLTNISGRLHHEGHPIRVMHLAELLYEGVKGV, translated from the coding sequence ATGAAAGTATCAATGTTTATTACCTGTCTATCGGATGCTTTTTATCCTGAAGTGGGCGAAGCAATGGCACGACTTCTGGCTAGATATGGCATCAAGCTGGATTTTCCCGAACGGCAAGTGTGTTGCGGCCAACCAGCTTTTAACAGCGGGTATTGGGATACCGCTAGAGAAGGAGCAAAAACAATTATTCATACATTCGCAGACAGCGATTTTGTGGTTGCTCCATCCGGTTCTTGTATCGGGATGATTCATCACCACTACCCTACTCTTTTTAAAGAAGATCCGAAATATCTGGCACTTGCTCATGATCTCATTGGTAAAAGCTATGAGTTCTCGCAGTTTCTTGTTCATGTGCTCGGGGTGACTGATATTGGTGCCCTCTTCCCCCACCGCGTCACCTATCACCCCTCCTGCCACGGTAGCCGTTTACTTGGCGTAAAAGACGAGCCTCATATTCTGCTCTCCCATGTAAAAGGTTTGGAGTTTGTGCCCCTTCCTTTCGCGGAGGATTGCTGCGGATTCGGAGGAACTTTTGCCATAAAGGTCTCCGACATCTCCGGTGCAATGGTTACAGAAAAAGCAGAACATGTGCTAGAAACCAATGCAGAGGTCCTGGTCGGCCTTGATATGGGCTGCCTAACAAATATCTCCGGGCGTTTGCACCATGAGGGACATCCGATTCGCGTAATGCATCTGGCAGAGCTATTGTATGAAGGAGTGAAAGGAGTATGA